One genomic window of Cricetulus griseus strain 17A/GY chromosome 3, alternate assembly CriGri-PICRH-1.0, whole genome shotgun sequence includes the following:
- the Clec3a gene encoding C-type lectin domain family 3 member A translates to MAKNGLVICILVASLLLDQTNSYPSRVKARKHSKRRVKEKDGDLKSQVEKLWREVNALKEMQALQTVCLRGTKVHKKCYLASEGLKHYHEANEDCISKGGTLVVPRNSDEINVLRDYSKKSLPGVNDFWLGINDMVTEGKFLDVHGFAVSFLNWDRAQPSGGKRENCVLFSQSAQGKWSDEACRSSKRYICEFIIP, encoded by the exons ATGGCAAAGAATGGACTTGTCATTTGTATCCTGGTGGCCAGCTTACTCCTGGACCAGACCAATAGCTACCCATCCAGAGTGAAAGCCAGGAAACACAGCAAACGCCGTGTGAAAG AAAAGGATGGTGACCTGAAGTCTCAAGTAGAAAAGCTGTGGCGGGAAGTGAATGCCCTGAAAGAAATGCAAGCTCTGCAGACAG TCTGTCTTCGAGGCACCAAAGTCCATAAGAAATGCTACCTTGCTTCAGAAGGCCTGAAGCACTACCATGAAGCCAATGAAGATTGCATTTCCAAGGGAGGAACCCTGGTTGTCCCCAGGAATTCTGACGAAATCAACGTCCTCCGAGACTATAGTAAGAAGAGTCTGCCAGGTGTCAATGACTTTTGGTTGGGCATAAATGACATGGTCACAGAAGGCAAGTTCCTTGATGTCCACGGATTTGCTGTCTCCTTTCTCAACTGGGACCGTGCCCAGCCCAGTGGTGGCAAGCGGGAAAACTGCGTTCTGTTCTCCCAGTCAGCTCAGGGAAAATGGAGTGATGAGGCCTGTCGAAGTAGCAAGAGGTACATATGTGAGTTTATCATCCCTTAG